GTGAGTTGTAGGGGTTTGAGCTATGGATGGTGTACTTTTTTGTATAGGATTGATCGCTTGTATAGGTTTTACTTGGTTTTCGGCTACCTTTTTAGTTTTTTTAATAGGTTGTTTTATAGGTTTGGGTTTATGATGCTGTATAGGCTCAGAATTTGTCGGTATAGGTGGAGTTTGGGTTGGTTGATTTTGAGTGAATTGCTTCATCGCCAAAGTAAAGCTATCTTCACTTTTAAATTCTATTTTAAAAAAATTGGCAGAATTAAAAAGTAAAAAAGCTAGAGGTAAGAAAAATAAAAAGGATATATAAAAAGCTTGTGATTTGTGATTTGACAAAGCATTTTTCATCTATTTTTCTCTGTTATAATTTGGAAATTCTCATGCTCTTTAGCTTTTAATAAATCAAT
The window above is part of the Campylobacter coli genome. Proteins encoded here:
- a CDS encoding energy transducer TonB yields the protein MKNALSNHKSQAFYISFLFFLPLAFLLFNSANFFKIEFKSEDSFTLAMKQFTQNQPTQTPPIPTNSEPIQHHKPKPIKQPIKKTKKVAENQVKPIQAINPIQKSTPSIAQTPTTHNQALKNSDAKPTQLTYGKDNHPALEKIQKAIMEQARKNYPRQARKMRMQGVVEVEFLWKENKSLAELKIIQSSGHNLLDKSALESIRKASAFFPYYQSDLRIVLPIVYNLKA